A genome region from Anastrepha obliqua isolate idAnaObli1 chromosome 4, idAnaObli1_1.0, whole genome shotgun sequence includes the following:
- the LOC129243777 gene encoding putative fatty acyl-CoA reductase CG5065, with protein MKSISVDFKMSTKPKFCFESEPQVTINDVDDKEEDRIAASFAGRTLFITGGTGFLGKVLVEKLLRSCGQLKKIYLLIRPKKGKNPQERIKDIFSNVLFDMVKQQRGEAQILSQVEAISGDVLLPGLGIAEEDLEKLREEVSIVYHCAATIRFDEPLRKAVFMNTRGTLYMLEVAATLKNLELFAYISTAYCHLHIKTLYEKPYDPPANPHNVIRACEWLNDDEVSTIEKKILGSIPNTYAYTKSLAEALVVEKFNELPAVILRPSIVIPVWKEPLPGWTDNINGPTGLLIGAGKGVIRTMYCNSSGYGDFLPVDIAVNGMLVASWRYLTASDSTQVNRVAHMTSSNDIKVSWNEIIECGRWVIENKLPLNGVAWYPGGSMKSNYYIHLVCMVLFHWIPALFVDALLILLRYPPVLCRVQKRINNGFQVFEYYANNVWNFDNSEAIKLRAIMNKKERLTYIIEKIDVDLIDYFTQCVLCARRLILKEGDETIPAARRHMKIMWCVDKVVKGLWIALISYAFYRYVFSGFFSSSTTLAQPLESI; from the exons CATCTCAGTTGATTTCAAAATGTCAACCAAACCGAAATTCTGCTTTGAAAGTGAGCCCCAGGTAACCATCAACGATGTGGACGACAAGGAGGAAGATCGGATTGCCGCAAGCTTTGCCGGACGCACACTCTTCATCACAGGCGGCACTGGCTTCCTCGGCAAAGTACTGGTGGAAAAATTACTCAG GTCCTGTGGACAGTTAAAGAAAATCTACTTGTTAATTCGTCCAAAGAAAGGAAAGAATCCTCAGGAGCGTATTAAAGACATTTTCAGCAATGTG CTCTTTGATATGGTTAAGCAACAGCGTGGCGAGGCACAAATACTAAGCCAAGTGGAGGCGATTTCAGGCGATGTGCTATTACCAGGCTTGGGTATTGCAGAGGAGGATTTGGAGAAGTTACGTGAGGAAGTCTCCATCGTTTACCATTGCGCGGCGACCATACG TTTCGATGAACCTCTACGCAAGGCAGTCTTCATGAATACTCGCGGCACGCTTTACATGCTAGAAGTGGCAGCCACTCTGAAGAACTTAGAGCTATTTGCATACATCTCCACGGCCTACTGTCACCTACACATCAAGACACTCTACGAAAAGCCCTACGATCCGCCAGCGAATCCACACAATGTTATCCGGGCATGCGAATGGCTGAACGACGATGAGGTTTCCActatagaaaagaaaattttaggtAGTATACCCAACACCTATGCCTACACCAAATCTCTCGCCGAAGCGCTAGTAGTAGAAAAGTTCAATGAACTACCGGCAGTTATACTGCGGCCCTCCATTGTCATCCCCGTCTGGAAGGAGCCCTTGCCCGGTTGGACTGATAATATAAATGGGCCAACCGGTCTGTTGATCGGCGCAGGCAAAGGCGTCATACGTACGATGTATTGTAACTCTTCCGGTTATGGCGATTTCTTGCCAGTGGATATTGCCGTGAATGGCATGCTGGTAGCCAGCTGGCGTTATCTCACGGCGAGTGATTCAACCCAGGTTAATCGTGTAGCGCACATGACTAGCTCGAATGACATAAAAGTGTCATGGAATGAGATTATCGAATGTGGCCGGTGGGTTATAGAGAACAAATTGCCATTGAATGGTGTCGCCTGGTACCCAGGTGGGTCAATGAAGTCAAACTATTACATTCATCTTGTCTGCATGGTGCTCTTCCATTGGATACCCGCATTATTTGTGGATGCGCTGCTAATACTATTGCGATATCCACCCGT CCTCTGTCGCGTGCAGAAACGTATCAATAACGGCTTCCAAGTTTTCGAGTATTATGCGAATAATGTGTGGAATTTTGATAACTCAGAGGCGATAAAATTGCGGGcgataatgaataaaaaagagCGTCTCACCTATATCATTGAAAAGATCGACGTGGATCTGATCGACTATTTCACACAGTGTGTCCTCTGTGCGCGCCGCTTAATCCTAAAGGAGGGGGACGAAACCATACCAGCCGCTAGAAGACATATGAAAAT AATGTGGTGTGTGGACAAAGTGGTCAAAGGCTTGTGGATCGCATTGATTAGCTATGCCTTTTATCGTTATGTTTTCTCCGGCTTTTTTAGTAGCTCGACGACATTGGCTCAACCCCTGGAATCAATTTAG